TCCGCAAGAAAACACATTAAAAAAGGCTGCCATTTTCCTAAAAAACCATATCCTGTGAGTCACCTATGCATCAAATTGGCAAACTCATTCTGCAAAAACCATTGATTCTGGCGCCCATGGCAGGCGGTCCCTCAACTCCCCAACTGGCAGCAGCTGTTTCAAATGCGGGAGCCTTGGGTTCACTGGGATGTGCCTATGAGTCCCCCGAGCAAATAAAGAAGACAATTCAAACTACAAAAAGTCTGACGGAAAACCCCTTTGCGGTCGGCTTGTTCGCACCAATTCAAGATCCAGTCTTAAATCACGAACAAATTGAAAAAGCCACCGCAGCTCTTGCCAGCTATCGGAAAGAATTGGAAATCAGCACGCTCCCAAACCTCCATTCCCCGTTGACGGAAGATTTTGACAAGCAATTCGAAATCGTCCTGCAGGAATCACCAGCGGTATTCAGCTTCACATTTGGTCTTGTTCCAAAAGAGTGCATCACAGCTTGCCGGTCCCAAAATATAGCAACCATTGGAACCGCCACAACAATTCAGGAAGCGCAGCTATTGGTCGACCTCGGAGTCGATGCCATCGTGGCTCAAGGAGTGGAAGCCGGTGGACACCGCGGGATTTTTTCTTTAACAAGTGAAGACCCACAGATCAGAATGTTGGATTTGGTAAAACTACTTTCGCAAAACGTAAAAACCACAATCATCGCGGCTGGCGGGATGATGACTGGCCGGGACATTCGCACAGCTTTGAATAGCGGAGCCCACTTCGCCCAACTGGGCACGGCATTTCTTCTTTGCGAAGAAGCCGGAACTTCAGAAACTTACCGCACTGCCTTGCTGAACTCCAAGAATTCAACAACGGATCTCACCCGCGCCTTTTCCGGAAGAATCGCACGTGGCATTGAAAATCGTTTTTTGAAAGAGATGAGAAACAAGGTCGACAGCATTCTGCCATTTCCGGCTCAGAATAACTTCACCCGGGACATCCGCAATAAAGCCACCCAGCTTGGTAAATCAGACTACTTGTCCCTTTGGGCTGGTGAAGGAGTGGCGAGGATTCGCAGTCTCCCGGCCAAGGTTCTTGTTGAGACCCTGTGGCAGGAGGACTAAAAAAGGGGCTCTGGGCCCCTTTTGATTACTTACAGCTTTCGATTTGTTTTTCTTGAACACGAATCGGACGCTCTTTGCGCCAGTCAGCTGCCTCGTAAGTGTATTGCAGGTAGCTTGTTGGGTATTGAGCCGTTTGCACTACAGACTTTTTGCAAGTACGACGAGTTGAATCAGTGTGATCGTATTTTACACAAACCACTTTTTCATAAAACGGAGATACTGATACCGTTTGTGCAGGAATTACTTTTACAGTACGACCTACGCATACTTTTTTTGGATAGTGGGAATCAGAACGATCCCAACGGATTGATTTGCAATATTCTTTGTTGTGCTGAGGAACGAAGACGCGGAAAACTTCATTTTTCTCGTCAACGCAAATTTGTTTCGCAGTTACTTTACCTTCTTGAGGTACGTAAGGGTTTTCAGAACGATTTTGAAAAGTTTCGCCATAAGCATGGGCGAACATCGGAAAAGCCAAAGCCAGTGCAATCAATAGTTTCATGGAGTACTCCTGTTTTTTTTCAAACAGTTAGTACGGAACACCTTTGTAAACAACAGGAATCAATTGGTGTTTGTTTTGTAATTCCCGCCAGCACTATGAAACGGCTTTAAATCAAACGTGGCCTTCCAAGCTAATGATTGCGCGCGTCAGGAACGATCATTTTAAAATTCAACAGAACGATGGCGACAATAATAATCAGGGCCCCCAACCATTGGGTGCCCGCCACCACTTCACTTAATACGGAATATGAAATCGTCATCGCGAAGGGCAATTCCAGCGCCGAAATAATACTGCCCAACCCCACACCAACAATTGGAAAACCTTTATTCAACATGATCGGCGGTATCACGGTTCCAAAGACCGCAACTATGAAACCGTAAGACAGGAAAATCGGAAAGTTGAACGCCTGATTGTGAATGAACTGCTCACCGATCAAGTGCATGCCAAAATAATAAGGCCCTAACTGAGTCAGGAAACCAAAGATCCCCACCACAACACAGGCCCCATACATCATGATCTGACTGCGTTTGATCGGATGTAGATGCGCTGCCACACTTTGGGTGGAAGCCAATGCCCAGCTAAATGCCATGGCCGCCAAAACAGCCAGCACAACTCCCCGCATATCCAATTTGTGAGCAGCTCCGAAAACGTTGGTCGCCATCAAAGTTCCGCACAAAACCATCACCACTGCCAAAACTTTGTCGATCCCGGGAGCGCGTTTACCACGAACTGACTCGATCACAATTCCCATCCAAACGGATTGCATTAACAGCACCACGGCGACCGACGCATCGATATACATCACCGACATGTAGTAAAGAACACTGGTCAAGCCCACCGGAAATCCCGCGATCACAAGCTGACGGAGATCCTGCGAATTTGTTTTTTCCTGGTTCTTATTGAACAGACTATTCATGATCGTCAAAATCAGCGCGCCCCAAATAACCTGGGAGATTGTGACCTCGGCTGTGGAGTAGCCGTGCTTGTATGCGAGTTTTACGAATGTCGAAAGCATTCCATAGCTGGAAGATCCCAAGGCGACAAACAATGCACCTGACAGAAGACTATTGAAACGAGAGTTCGCTTGAATTTCTAGGGACCCGGATGAACTTATCATAACTACCACTGACTAAAGTTTTTAAGCGTCAGTTAATAATCATTCCGATAGTCAACTTTTTGTGGAAGTTGGTAGAGACATTCAACCAGATCTTGAATTTATAAAGGATGTATTAACAAGGCGGAAGGTACCAGCATTCACTGGTTGAAACAATTCACATTCAAAATAGCGATCTTTCCTCGGATGTATAAGCTTAGGTCACCGTTGGCAATTTGGGCCCCTTACTGCCCCAACAGCCTTTCAAACCGCGCCATAGTTAATACCTTGGATCTCAGGCGCTATAAAATTGGCACGTCCATCGCACTTCTGCGACCTTATGCGATCATGGTTCTTAGGACTGCTTATACTTACCTCTACTTTGACGGCACCGGCCTGGGCGGCCCCTATTGATGTCGTCCTGGATATCGATTGGACAACCTTTTATACCATAAAGCCTGAAGATAAAAATCAGATGGATCCGAAAGCAATTCAAATTGCCGGCAAAACATACCGTCCAACGGAACATCTGGGTGAAGTCCTAGAGAAGCTTCTGGCACTTCCTGATATCCGAATCAGTTTTTTCAGCGGTGGAGAAACCACTCGCAACGAGGCCCTACTAAAAGCATTTAAATTGCCTTCAGGTCGCTCTGCTTTTGATATTTCATACAAAGTACTGTCTAAACATGATTTGACAGTGGTCTCTGAAGACCAGTCCTTGGGGTTTGCAGATCGCTATAAAAAAAATCTTGAAGGCATTCTTCCAGGCGCGACCATGGAGCGAACCATCCTGATCGATGATCAGATCAAGTTTGCTGTGGCACCGTGGAAAGCGGTTGATTCCCTGGGACACCTTGAGTTTCAAAGTAAATTTGATCCCGAAAAAGTCGGTCAGTTCGAACACCCAGCTACAGTGGAACAATGGCAGACCGAAAAAGACAAAGCCTTAATGTGGTTGGCCCTTATCGAAGAGGCTCTGAACACATCCAGAAAACTGCACACACCGTTCAGCACTGCCGTGACTGAAATCTGGGCACAGAAATCACACCGTCCCCTGTGCAAAAACGTTTTCAACGTCAATTAATCCCTTACGGAACTAGGACTGCCTCAACAACTGACGAGCGATTTCCAGGAATCGAGCCTCGGTCACTTCTGGCGGCCACGGAATAATCGGGAAATCAAAAGGTTCGTCGTCTGCTATGTTCCAGGACTTAAGATCCTTGGTGATAAGATCGCGAACTTCGGTCGCCAACAAACGACGATCAATTTGTTTCACCACTTTTGGTAGCGGAAAATCCAAATTAAATTTTTTGGAGATCGCCCAGTGAATACGTGACTCAATAATTTCAAAATCCGGAAGCAATGCTTTAACCGGAGAAACCAGATCACCAATATAAGCCTCTGTGGCATCATGAAATAGCATATGAAGCGCGATATCCTTGGTTGGCGATACTTCCGCTCCAAGGCAGGAGTGCTGCCCTACTGAATAAAAAAATCGAGTATGACCGTTAAAGCGGGCCTGGCGCGCCAACGCACAGGCGATGTCTTCAATTTTAATCGCCTCCGGTTCCGGCTGAAGAATATTAAAACGATTTCCCGACAGGGTGATAACCCAGGATTTTTGGATGATTTCGGGACGATTAAGATTTTCTGTGAGTGGCGGCAATTCCATGATCATGGCATTTGTGAGTATCTCAATCCCTTCAGAGTTTCATGAGAAATCTTGATGATGCACAGGGCAAGACCACACATTTCAAGGAGCGAAGGTTACAAACTCACATTTTGCAAATTCCACAAGCTATTGTGACAAAGTTCGTCTTTACATTACTCCCATGAAGTCATTCTGACACCAGCTTCAGAGCCAATTTTCGGCCCGATAAAATAAGTTTTTCTGTACCGACGATTATGCCTTCAAAGAAATTTCCCATGCGAATAAGTTGCGCCCGAGTTTACAGCTCAAAATAAAGGAGTGATTGAAATGAATTTTATAAATGCACCTTTACTGACACTATTACCTCTGGTCATCTTCGTATTTCAGACAAGATGTTATGCCGCTGTTGAAGGTATAATTGGAAATATGCCTTTGGATAAGAATCCAAACATAACCCGGCAACTGCCACACACGAATGCTTCGGAGATTATTATCTCTCGCAAGCAATATGTGATTTCATACAACAAAACCACCCGCTCACCCAATTGGGCCGCCTGGGAATTGGATCCAAAAAAGATAGGCTCGGCCGATCGCTCCGACAGCTTTATTCAAGATGCCGAGCTGGAAGAATTTCTGGACAAACAAGGAAGTCCCTTCCGAGCCGTCACCTCGACGGAGTATAAAGGGACCTGTTTTGATCGTGGGCATCAGGTTCCCTCGGCGGATCGAACCAACAGCACCCGGGATAACGAAGCCACCTTCACCATGAGCAATATGCTTCCTCAGACACCTTTTTTAAATAGAGTGATGTGGGAGGACCTTGAACGCTACACGAGGGATCTGGTTTCCATTAAAAACAAAAAGGCCTACGTGATTGCCGGTCCAATTTACGATCAAAACTTTGGCGCCATTGGTCCTAACAACGACATACCCGTTCCGTCGAAAAACTTTAAGATTATTTTCCTGCTGGAGCCAAATCAGACCGCGAAAGAAATCACCAAAGACACACCCGCCCTGGCAGTCATTTTACCAAACACCCTGGCTGACGGAAGTGCCGTTCCGACCAGGGAGAGCGTTGATTGCGAAACGCTAGGGGATCAGGCCTCTGGGAAAGCCGATTGGAATAGCTACCGAACCACGGTAGATGAAGTGGAAAAGCTGACCGGTATCAGATTTTAAGGATTCTATTGATCCAATGGCGGCGGATACGTATTGACCATTTCCTGCATTGTGGATCCGTAGCGGCCGTTTGGCACAATCATGGTTGCCTTACGCCACTCCGGAGTCGCCAGGATAAAGCGACCTTGTCCGACACCAGGGGCATAACCCCAGGTCGTGTTCACAGCTTGCGCATTTGGCCAGTAGTCCGCCCCCACGTTCACCAGATACTTGGCCGAGCTGCGATCATCGGTCCCCGCCGCATTTTCCAAAACCAGGCGGGTTTCCATACTCACGAACACGGCCCGGATATCCTGAGGCACAATCGTCGAATGTGTCCCGTATCCATGGGCGAACAGAGGATACTTCGGTTTAAAAGAAAGCCCACCTGAGGACTCCACCTTGGTGCCAGAGCTGGCTGAGTACGTGAACGGATACTTCCAAGTATCCGTGTATGGAGACGGGTCATTTTTGAGCAAACTCCAAGTGCGTGTCGATTGGGACAAAACAAATATTTTCATATTGCGATACTGTACACGCGTATTTGTGGCTGAATTTCCAGTCGCTTCGAAAACCTGCAACCAGGAATTCAAGGTGTAACACCACTCTGGCTTGGAGTACTCAAACCAACTTGGAATATCAGCCCCTGATGGCGACTGCATGATGATCATAGGCTTTGTTTGCCACTCATAGCGGATATCCGGAATAACGGCTTCGTGAGAGGAAGCCGATTGACTGGCCACCATATCAATAATCGCCTGACTGGCGCCTGGAGTGGCCGTAGGAGATGGGGATGATGTTGGTGTTGGTGTTGGTGTTGGTGTGACAGTCGGAGTTGGTGACGGGGTAACTGTCGGTTTTGGTGTCACTGAGGGCGATGGTTGCGGAACCGATTCTGATCCTTGCCCTGTTGTTCCATCAATCGGCGTCTGGGATTCAAACTTCGAACACGCCGTAATAAGTACCAAAAAAAATGAAAGAACTCCGATGCGGAAATTGGTCGTAAGAGTCGGAATTCTATTATTGTTCATAGTCCTATTCTAATCGACAGATACATTCACAATAATCAGATAAAATATGGAAATCCCAAAGCGAGACAAGCTTTTCGTTCCAACCATTCAAGTCGAATGAAACACTTTACCCGGCCTCTCCATTCTTCCAATATCCTGTGGCTTTGATCCAAGATTCCTCGGCGCCTTTCACATCCAAAAGCAGGCTCTTTAATTCCATCGCACAGCCTTTTTCAGTGCCGATCCAGGAAAAATAGTCCCCGCTTGGGAATGGTTCCTTCAACACCGCCTCTTTAAGCATTTCAACTGATGTAGCGTCATTTCCATTTCTAAAGACCCAGTGAATGGCAACGTCAGGTCCATGCTGCAACTGAATTTTTTCGGATTCATTTTTAACTTGAATAAAGACCACGGCTTTTGCATTCGAGGGAATCTCTTCCAAACGTCTGGCAAAAGAGGGCAAGGATGTTTCGTCTCCGATCATCAGGTACCAGTCAAATTCATACGGGACGATTTTAGAACCTCTGGGGCCACCCATTGTAAACTTGGATCCAACTTCAGCCAGCTGGGCCCATTGCGATCCCGGTCCCTTGCCATGAAGCACGAAATCTATTTCAAGTTCCTTGGCTTCGGCATTGTAGCGGCGCGGAGTATAGTCTCTCATTATGGGAGGTCTGTCTTGTTTCGCATCTGGCGCGAGCATGGAGGGAATAACCGGTTCGTCTTCTCCGGGATAAGCAAAAAATGCTTTCACGTGATCATCCGGAGACATGGAAACGAATCCTTCCAGGTCATCACCAGTCAAAGTGATTCTCTTAAGACTTTTACTTAGAAGCTCGGTTTTTTTGACCGTCAGCTTTCTAAGTTTCACTGTATGCATGACTGTTTTGATTTCTCTGTTCTTGTTTTCCATTCAAATCCCTCGATCTTAAGTCACTTTCAGACTATGCGAGGAGATTTGGAATCTGCAATTCAATACTCAGGAACCATATTAAGTGACAATAAGATGAGAGAAGTTAGGTTGGTTAAATGGCATTCGTGCATTGAGTGTTCTAAGGCACAACCCACGTAGTGACATCCACCGGAATAAGCCAAGACTGAAAAACAGACGCATTCGCCAACAGACCATTTACAGACGGCCCCAAACACCACAAAGTGGAATCGTTCTTCAACAGACATCCAGCAACAGTAGTATTGATATTATTAAATGAGAGATCCTTATAATCAGTTGCATTCGGAATTAACGTTGGCGTTCTGGTAGCGGATGTAAGGTTAATCAAACGCGCGAAAGAGCCATAAGCATCCCCCCAGCATTTTATTCCCACATTCGTAAGTCCACAACCACCATTCTCGCCAATTCTTAGCGAGGTGTACTCTGCTGCGCTATCAACCAACGTCGGTGTCGTTTTCACGGTAGTAGAATTCAGCCCTGTTCTATATCCAGTGGAACTACCCCAGCAATACAAGCTATTGGAGCCATCACGTATTGCGCAGGCATAATCACTACCGACGGAAACTGATGTATATAAATCGGTTGCACTGACCACCTGTGGAGTATTGTAACGATCCGGAGTGATGCTCCCCAAACCTGCCTGGTAGGAGGTATTGGCTCCCCAGCATTTCAATATTTTATCTTCGGTAACTCCACATGTATGGTAAGTGGCCTTGGGAGCTACGCTAATGTCCCGATACCGCACTCCGGGATCGATCACCTTTGGCTGCGACGAACCAGGGATAACGCCGGCATCCCCAAGTTGCCACAGATTGGAATTATAACCCCAGCACTTCAAAACTCCATCCATTGTGATTCCGCAAGTCATAGAATTGCCAGCAACAATTTTTTTATACTTTGCACCACCGTCCACTAATCTTGGAGTTGGGGATGATGTCGCACCAGCAAAGCCCAAAACACCGTCACTGTTCCTGCCCCAACATTTTACTGTATCATCGGTGGTGATCGCACAGCCGTACATGTCCCCTACGGCCACTGATTTGTATGTTAATCCCCGATCCAAAACGATAGGACTTGACCGAACAACCCCGACTCCAGAGGTCCCGTCTCCAATGGAAGCTGTCGTTCCATTCCCCCAGCACTTCAATCGATCGAATGAGTCGATTCCACACGACAAAGTTGAACCAACCGAGATCTGCTTATAGTTCTGGCCAATATCTGACTCAGCAATAATACTACGATTATTTTCCAAACCATCACCAACGCTTTGACTCGCATAAGATCCCCAGCATTGAATTCTTTGGTCGGTGGTAATTCCGCAAGAGTAATTATTACCTGCATCCACTTTTAGAAATGTGGAAGATCCGCCCACCACTGTTGGTACCAGTTTGTTTGCCACGCTATAGTTGCTGCCATCACCTAATGCTCCGGCATCCGAGGAGCCCGTTCGATTGGAACCCCAACAAACTGCCTGGTTGGAGGTCATACGTACCGCGCAGGTATGGGCATTGCCGACGGCAACGTTTAAATACTTATTCCCAGCATCAATCGCTTTCGGAACATCGCTGTAAGTTGTAGTCCCATCGCCCAAGTTTCCTGAACTATTGGAGCCCCAGCAGTACAGGTAGTCATTCAAGTCAATCGCGCACGCATGATTTGCATACATACTCAAACTTTTAAACTTAACTGCAGTTGGAACGAGCGTCGGAACCAACACTTCCGCCGTTGCGGCCCCATTCCCTTGCAAATAGGAAGTATCGTCTCCCCAACAATACAGGTCACCAACAGAGTTCAATGCACAGCCCGCCCAATTTCCTCCGGCGATAGCTACAAAGTCATGGGTTGAAGTCACACTTGTTGGAGTTGTGACGGCTGCTGTGGCTGCTCCATTAGCAAGTTCACCGCGAGTTTCAGAACCCCAGCAATAAATGTCGCCCAGCTTGATTCCACAAACCGCACGACCAATCGGCGCGACATCAGTGAAATCAGAACCAACAAAGGACGGTGAATAGCTTGCCGTGTTGTTGCCATTGCCCAGTTGGTAAAAACTGTTATTTCCCCAGCAATACAATTCACCACTACTGCGAATTGCACAGTTTGTACTTGAACTTGAATCTGTCGCCACCTTTGTGTAGCTTTGACCGCTGTCTATGTCTTTGGGCAAGACGAGTTGATCAGTTGTTCCGTCGCCTGAGTTCGCCCCCCAACAGCGCAGTCGCCCGTTACTAAGAATGACACACCGACTGCTATGTCCGATCCCCAACTCAATGACAGAGCTATGCACACTGTCCGCGTCATTAATATGCAAACGACTTTGATAGTCTACGCCAAATCGAACCAAGGGACTGCTCGTGTAATGCAGATTCATTTGCATATACTTATTTTCGGATCCAGGATTCTGGATCAGATTAAATGGAATATCCACGATCGTCGGATTCGCAGAATTTGCGGGAATCGTAACACTTCCCTCGGTCGGTAAATCGTGATCAATGCCGCTCACGGCATTACCAACAAGGCGATAGTGAATCGTCACGTCGTAAGGTTTGGTACCTCCCAGACGAACCTGAAACTTTTGTGCTCCGACTGCTGATTCCGAAACAACTTGTTCTTTTTGAACAAAACTAACAGGGATTACTGTTGTGTCGTATATAAAGGTTTCCGTATTTGAAACGACGTTATCAAGTCCTGCGGCATCTTTGACTCTGATCGCTGGAAGTGTGATCGACTTCGTTCCCGTACCGGACGGACTCATTTGAAAAGTCCACGTTGTTCCAAACCCCACCAGAGTTCCCAGTTGAGCATTGGTTCCACCAACCACCGTGAAATCAGAAAGATCCAAACCCGTCACGGGTTCACTGAAGATCACCGTAAAACTCATCGGAGAAGTGTACGAATACGGACCGATATCACTGGTAACAACAACAGTTGGTTGAATTGTGTCAAGGATACTGGATACACCAACCGGCCCTTGCACACCATTTCCTGCGGCATCGCTCACCGCATTGTCAGGAATACTGACCCCAAAAGTCCCTTCTGCTGAAGGTGTAAGAGTGATTGTATAAGTTGTCCCACTTCCAGTTATGGAAGCGGTCGCATTGGTTAGGTTTAAGTCTGAAAGATCAAAACCGGTTACAGTTTCAGAAAAAGTCGCGGTCACCGCAACGGATCCCGCCGTCGTCCTATAAGTGGGAAGACTTGATAGTGTTACCGTCGGCCGAATCGAATCGTACTTCCTTTGCAACCATGCGGAAGCCAGAGACAGATTCGTTGCCGCATCCACAGCCGCGTTTTCGACCGCGCGAACTCGGAAGTCCCCTTCCGCAATAGGCGCCAAAGTAAAGGTGTAGGTATCCCCACTCCCGGCAAAGTTACTGACCACCGCATTTTCAACTTCCAAATCGGCGCCCGTAAAACCCGTTACACCAGCACTGAATGTCACTGTCACATTGATCGCAGAATTAACGTTACTCCCCGCCGCTGTCGTGAGTACCGGCAATGGACGGTCATTATTAAAAGCCACTGAAACCGAATTGGTGGCCGAGTTTGGATTGGTCACCAGATCCGTAATTTTTCCTGCAGGATAATCAACAGAGACAGTGCCGTTTGCAGAGGGCACCACTTCAAACGTAAATACCGAACCGGAGCCCGTGACTTGGCTTACACTGCCACCGGTAACATTAAAGTCTCCAGGCAGAGGCTGGCCATCCACCGGCTCACTAAAGGTCAATGTGAAAACGATGGGCGTGTCCTTCGTAGGATCGAGGCCTGAATAAGAAATGGTCGCCGTGGGATTTGTACGATCGTTATAAAACTGCAGCAGATTCGAAACCGAATTGGGTACCGACACTGAGTTTACGACTGAGTCCTGATTTAATTGAACGCTGACATTTCCTTCAGCTGTTGGAATTAAAACAATCGTATATTCCGTATCTGTCACTTTTACCAGTTGCGTGGCCGTACCGTTAAGAACGGTAAAATCAGAAAGGTCCAGTCCATCAATGGGAGTATTAAACTGAACCGTCACTGCCCACTGCGCTTGATTATTATTCGCTGCTATTGCCGAGGACAGGATTGCCTGAGGAGTCGGTATAGTTAAGCTGGCTAGCTTGTCCGTAATTTTCAAAGACAGGCTGCAACTGGAAAGCACCAATCCCAAAAACATCACAATAACGTTCCGACAAAACAAGCTGAAGACCATGACTACTTATCGGATTTAGATGGAAACCTCGATAGGAAACCACGACACAACTTCTGATTTTGACCAAAATTTGTTCGGTCAACTTGACTCAATTGCGATGTTTCTTACTCGAGAATGTGAAAAATTATACCTAAAAAGAGACAGACTCAGTATCTGTTCGGCCATCATCCGGGACCAAAACTTCCGTCCCGATCCGGCACATGAGTTCCAATTTCCTGATGGTTACGTTCTAATCATTCTATTATACAAAACAGTCGAGAATCCTTTAAACACGTTCTTGTCATAAACAATACTATTTAATTAAAGGAACGAATTATGAAAGCTATCAGACTTCTTATCACGCTAAGCGCTTTACTGATCACTTCTATGGCAATGGCCAAGGAATGCGTTGATGCTCAAGGCAATGATATTTTGAATCAGCCGCAAGCATTTCGTGAGTTGATTGAGAAATCCAACAACTGCCACGAAGCTGTTGAGCTGGCAAGAGCTTGTGCCTGGGGCTCCATGGTTGACGTCTACACCGCAGGAGCTGCCTACGAAGTTTGCCACACTCAATTTTCCAAAATGAACCCCGACAAAGCAGACTCGGCCCTTTTGGTTTCCATGAGTGAACGATGCGTTGCTCACCATGACAACGAAGGTGGTACAATGGCTAAATCCACCACCGCTTTCTGTCATATGAATGCAATCGAGTTCGTGGTGAATTTGGTAACAACGACTGAGGTTTTCTAAAAGACCGGTTCCAAAGCTGACAAAAAACATTGTCAGCTTTGCACTTACCGCGACTCGACAATAAAAGGTGCCAGGAATCTATCGCTGAGTCAGATCTTTTGCAGCCCTCGGATCATCTGAGGGATTGATATAAGTAATCCCCCAAGGCCCCATACCATTCAACTGCACCACCGCATCTTTTTCTGCGCGAGCAAAGTGATGGGTACCTGCTTTCATGCGAGCGAAGCTTCCCGGTGGTAACTTCATCAGTTTCGATTTTACGTCACTTCCCGTTGCCATCGAAAAGGTTCCGGAAATGACAGTTACATTTTCATCCTGAGGATGGAAGTGCGGAGGAATCATATACTTCGCCGGCATTTTCAAGCGCATACCAAACGGACCAGCCACGGATGGATCCCCATACATGATGGCTACTTTTGCCCCTTTGGGTAAAGATGGAGGTCCATCCACCCATTTCATCTCCTGCGGAGTCATCATAACGTGATCAGCTTCGTCAGCTGCCACTGAATAGATTGGAAATATCAAACCGATTGCAAAAAAAAGCTTAACCATACATTCCCCTTTTTCTCTATGGAGATTCCATTTGAAAGGGAACGACCACGTAATTCAAATTGGCTTTTGGCAATCTAAGAACAACAGATCCAGCTGGTTGAAATACCAATCTTGCAAAGGCTTTTGCAATCCAAGCGAACTTAGCATTTGCTCTCTGGTTTGGACATTGCCAGATCGCACCGAAAGATCTTTGTCGGCGCAGTACTTAATCCAGTCCGTTGTGGTTTCTGGATGAAACTGTGTCGCAACAATATTACCACCAAAGCGATATGCTTGGTTTTTGCAAAACTCGTTGGTCGCAATCAGCTCAGCACCCTTCGGCAAATCAAAAGTGCACAAGTGAGACTGAAAAGCCTGAAGCTTTGAACCATCTTGCAATTCAACTTC
This is a stretch of genomic DNA from Bdellovibrio sp. GT3. It encodes these proteins:
- a CDS encoding DNA/RNA non-specific endonuclease, yielding MNFINAPLLTLLPLVIFVFQTRCYAAVEGIIGNMPLDKNPNITRQLPHTNASEIIISRKQYVISYNKTTRSPNWAAWELDPKKIGSADRSDSFIQDAELEEFLDKQGSPFRAVTSTEYKGTCFDRGHQVPSADRTNSTRDNEATFTMSNMLPQTPFLNRVMWEDLERYTRDLVSIKNKKAYVIAGPIYDQNFGAIGPNNDIPVPSKNFKIIFLLEPNQTAKEITKDTPALAVILPNTLADGSAVPTRESVDCETLGDQASGKADWNSYRTTVDEVEKLTGIRF
- a CDS encoding siderophore-interacting protein — translated: MENKNREIKTVMHTVKLRKLTVKKTELLSKSLKRITLTGDDLEGFVSMSPDDHVKAFFAYPGEDEPVIPSMLAPDAKQDRPPIMRDYTPRRYNAEAKELEIDFVLHGKGPGSQWAQLAEVGSKFTMGGPRGSKIVPYEFDWYLMIGDETSLPSFARRLEEIPSNAKAVVFIQVKNESEKIQLQHGPDVAIHWVFRNGNDATSVEMLKEAVLKEPFPSGDYFSWIGTEKGCAMELKSLLLDVKGAEESWIKATGYWKNGEAG
- a CDS encoding EamA family transporter — its product is MISSSGSLEIQANSRFNSLLSGALFVALGSSSYGMLSTFVKLAYKHGYSTAEVTISQVIWGALILTIMNSLFNKNQEKTNSQDLRQLVIAGFPVGLTSVLYYMSVMYIDASVAVVLLMQSVWMGIVIESVRGKRAPGIDKVLAVVMVLCGTLMATNVFGAAHKLDMRGVVLAVLAAMAFSWALASTQSVAAHLHPIKRSQIMMYGACVVVGIFGFLTQLGPYYFGMHLIGEQFIHNQAFNFPIFLSYGFIVAVFGTVIPPIMLNKGFPIVGVGLGSIISALELPFAMTISYSVLSEVVAGTQWLGALIIIVAIVLLNFKMIVPDARNH
- a CDS encoding HD family phosphohydrolase, which translates into the protein MIMELPPLTENLNRPEIIQKSWVITLSGNRFNILQPEPEAIKIEDIACALARQARFNGHTRFFYSVGQHSCLGAEVSPTKDIALHMLFHDATEAYIGDLVSPVKALLPDFEIIESRIHWAISKKFNLDFPLPKVVKQIDRRLLATEVRDLITKDLKSWNIADDEPFDFPIIPWPPEVTEARFLEIARQLLRQS
- a CDS encoding NAD(P)H-dependent flavin oxidoreductase, giving the protein MHQIGKLILQKPLILAPMAGGPSTPQLAAAVSNAGALGSLGCAYESPEQIKKTIQTTKSLTENPFAVGLFAPIQDPVLNHEQIEKATAALASYRKELEISTLPNLHSPLTEDFDKQFEIVLQESPAVFSFTFGLVPKECITACRSQNIATIGTATTIQEAQLLVDLGVDAIVAQGVEAGGHRGIFSLTSEDPQIRMLDLVKLLSQNVKTTIIAAGGMMTGRDIRTALNSGAHFAQLGTAFLLCEEAGTSETYRTALLNSKNSTTDLTRAFSGRIARGIENRFLKEMRNKVDSILPFPAQNNFTRDIRNKATQLGKSDYLSLWAGEGVARIRSLPAKVLVETLWQED